The following are from one region of the Stigmatopora argus isolate UIUO_Sarg chromosome 9, RoL_Sarg_1.0, whole genome shotgun sequence genome:
- the emx3 gene encoding empty spiracles homeobox 3 gives MSLGFGGPSGMSAGVNKCFSIEALVGKPQKQHQRPASDELVRPTALRFPEALRRHAVASSSASAAAGLLLPGFPFVRASDWSAGTNLGLHVFCRQPPPASAWIFHNQQKYVHALAGDDGDGGTENLLLHGAFSRKAKRIRTAFSPSQLLRLEQAFDKNHYVVGAERKQLASVLCLTETQVKVWFQNRRTKHKRQKLEEDSLEAEHKRTKGSQHASRWRVATQRDPEQETIPDPDPGRRLHD, from the exons ATGAGTTTGGGTTTCGGGGGTCCGTCAGGCATGTCCGCGGGCGTCAACAAGTGCTTCTCTATCGAGGCTCTGGTGGGGAAGCCGCAGAAGCAGCATCAGCGGCCCGCCTCGGACGAGCTCGTCCGGCCCACCGCGCTCCGTTTCCCGGAGGCCCTTCGGCGGCACGCCGTCGCTTCCTCCTCCGCTTCCGCCGCCGCCGGGCTTCTTCTGCCGGGCTTTCCTTTCGTCCGGGCCTCGGACTGGTCCGCCGGAACCAACCTCGGACTGCACGTATTCTGCCGCCAGCCTCCCCCCGCCTCGGCCTGGATCTTCCACAACCAACAGAAATATGTGCATGCGCTCGCAG GTGATGACGGGGACGGCGGCACGGAGAACCTCCTGCTGCACGGCGCCTTCTCTCGGAAAGCCAAACGGATCCGAACGGCATTTTCTCCCTCGCAGCTTCTACGTTTGGAACAAGCCTTCGATAAAAACCACTACGTGGTCGGAGCAGAAAGGAAGCAGCTGGCCTCGGTGCTTTGCCTCACCGAGACGCAG GTGAAGGTGTGGTTCCAGAACCGCAGAACCAAACACAAACGTCAAAAGTTAGAGGAGGACTCACTCGAGGCGGAACACAAGCGCACCAAAGGCAGCCAGCACGCTAGCAGGTGGCGAGTCGCCACGCAGCGGGACCCGGAACAGGAAACGATACCAGACCCTGACCCGGGGCGACGCCTCCACGATTGA